GACGAGGTGACCGTCATGTCGGGGCTCGCGCAGTTCAACCTGCTCGCCCTGACCCGGCCCGCCACCGAGCGACGCGCGGCGCTGCTGGCCGAGCCGTCCTGAACTGGCAGGCCTTCGACGGGCGGTGGCGGGATATCCCTCGCCCGGTGGGCGCCGCGGCCGGGAGGATGGGGCCATGACGACTGAGCAGGCCGCCGAGATCACCCCGGACACCAAGGACTGGACCTGGGTGCTCGACCGCCCGTGCCCCGACTGCGGGTTCGACCCCGCCGCGGTCGACCGGGTCGCCTTCGGTGACGCGATCCGCGACAACACCGACTTCTGGGTGGCCGTGCTCGCCGACCCCCGCGCCGGGGAGCGGCCCGAGCCGACGGTCTGGTCGCCGACCGAGTACGCCTGCCACGTCCGCGACGTGCACCGCGTCTTCCTCGGCCGGGTCGAGCAGATGCTCGCCGAGGACGACCCGCGCTTCGCCAACTGGGACCAGGACGAGACCGCCGTCGCGGAGCGGTACGACGAGCAGCGGGCCGCGGACGTCGTCCCCGACCTGGTGGCGGCCGCCGACGCCGTCGCCGACGCCTACGACCGGGTCGCCGAGGACGCCTGGGGGCGTCCGGGACGGCGCAGCAACGGCAGCCTCTTCACCGTCGAGACCCTCGGCAGCTACCACCTGCACGACCTGGTGCACCACCGCTGGGACGTCCGGTGGATCATGGGCGAGTGAGGCACACCGAGTTCTGGGCACGCATGGAGCGCAACCTCGGTGAGGCCTACGCCCACGTGTGGGCCGACAGCTTCGTGATCGGGACGCTCGACCACCGCACCCCGAGCGAGGCGCTGGCCGCCGGCGTCTCGCCCAAGGAGGTCTGGCGCGCGGTCTGGGAGGTCCGCGAGCTGCCGGACAGCGAGCGATGACCGACGTCGCCGAGCCCGACCTGGTCCTGGGCGGCGTGCAGCGGCGCACCGTTCGCGTCCTCGTGCTCACCCAGGCCGTCGGGGCCGTCGGCATCACCATCGGCATCGCCACCGCCTCCCTGCTCGCGCGCGACCTGT
This genomic interval from Nocardioides kongjuensis contains the following:
- a CDS encoding DinB family protein, encoding MTTEQAAEITPDTKDWTWVLDRPCPDCGFDPAAVDRVAFGDAIRDNTDFWVAVLADPRAGERPEPTVWSPTEYACHVRDVHRVFLGRVEQMLAEDDPRFANWDQDETAVAERYDEQRAADVVPDLVAAADAVADAYDRVAEDAWGRPGRRSNGSLFTVETLGSYHLHDLVHHRWDVRWIMGE
- a CDS encoding DUF3046 domain-containing protein; this encodes MRHTEFWARMERNLGEAYAHVWADSFVIGTLDHRTPSEALAAGVSPKEVWRAVWEVRELPDSER